The window GAGGGCATGATGCAAGTGGTGGAGGAGGATTAGGAGGTAGTGTAAGCGGTAGTGCCAATGGTGGTGCTAAGGGTGGAGGAGAACTTGGTGTTGCTGATGGAGTTAATGAAGGAGTCAGAGCTAATGGTGGATTTGCCAAAGGAGAAGGAGTAGGTGGTGGAGGTGGTGTCAATGGTGGTGTTAAGGGTGGAGGAGAATTTGGTGTTGCTGATGGAGTCAATAAAGGAATCAGTGTTAATGGTGGATTTGCCAAAGGTGTAGGAGTAGGTGCAGGGCTAGGGGCTAGTGGAGGAGGCTTCGTGGGCAGTGTTAATGGTGGTTCTAAGGGTGGAGGAGAAGTTGGTGTTGTTGGTGGAGTCAATAAAGGAATCAATGTTAATGGTGGATTTGCCAAAGGTGTAGGAGTCGGTGATGGGCATTGGGTTGGTGGAGGAGGCTTAGGAGGTAGTTTTAATGGTGGTGTTAATGGTGGAGGAGAAGTTGGTGTTGCTAGTGGAGTCAATAAAGGAATTAGTGTTAATGGTGGATTTGCCAAAGGTGTCGGAATAGGTGGTGGGCTTGGGGGTGGTGGAGGCGGTCAAGGAGGCTTAGGAGGCGGTGTCAATGGTGGTGTTAAGAGTGGAGGAGAATTTGGTGTTGCTAGTGGAGTCAATAAAGGAATCAGTGTTAATGGTGGATTTGCCAAAGGTGTAGGAGTAGGTGGTGGGTTTGGGGGTGGTGGAGGAGGCCTAGGAGGCAGTGTCAATGGTGGTGCTTAGGGTGGAGGAGAATTAAGTGTTGCTGGTGGAGTTAATAAAAGAGTCAGATTTAATGGTGTATTTGCCAAAGGTGGATTCGTTGCTGCTGCTGGTGGTCGACACTAATACATATTGCATGCAAACAAAACTCTAGTAGTAAAGTGTAATTGCATATCCTTGAAGATATGTAGAAGTTCTTATAGTTCTTTGTTTGGTTAAATGCTAAATTAGGGATTcttatatgatatatatatatatatatattagggTATGACTGTAAGACCTGTTAGATTTTCATGCAAGCGTGCATGAGAAGTTTGTAAGCTTGTAATCTATATTATATATCTTCTTGATATCAAGTACAGAGAAGATCAGAATAACTTTTTCTTCACGTATTCCCAACCTGATAGATTATGAAGCAGAGGATCAATTATTTTGAGATTGTATAAAGTTTGAAACCAGCATAATGAAACCCACTGATCACAAAGATTTTAAGGTAAAACCATGTACATAGTATTATAGCTTTCCAAGTAGCTAACAACATTGTAAGTTGTAGCTTGGAAATTGATATTATCTTGGTGTTATGATATAATTCTCTTACTTTTCATTCGTGGcttacatttttatatttgagttATATATGTTTGTTTTGCATGGTACCGAAAGGGGAGGAAGACAAAAGTgttgtcttctttttttagttgattatttttctgaaaaaaaaaacacaagtttaagcaattttttttttttaaaaagctgATAGTTCATTGAACAAAAGAAACGTAACTATAAACCATCAAGGAGGAAGCCCAACCTTCAACCTCCAAACCATCAACAAGTTCAAGCAATTAGACAAGTATATATTCAGGCGGTGTCAATTTATTTAAGCAATGTTTGGTAGGGAGGAAGGAAAATGGAGAGAAAGGAATTAGgtgaggaaaggaaaaaggaggAGAGATAGGAAAATCATTTTGTTTCCCTGAATTTGATCCGAAGGGTGGAAAatagaggaaaagaaagagatcATGTGcaaaattatgaataaaatcattaatttaaGTTGAACGGATATTTTCCTTCCTCTTTTCCAAGGATTGGATTTGAGAGTAGTGAAAATTACAAATTCACTCATTTTCCTTCCTGCCTtcctccaatttccttcttaccaaacaaataaaatgatgaaagaaagTAATTATTCCTTtcactccttttttttttttttctttttccctccTACCAAACACAGCGTTTTCTCATATTTCCCAAAAACCGTTTCTAACTGCTAAGTTTAGTCCTCGCAGTACAAATGTTTTAACTCTGTTTCCTGTTCAGCCTAATTTTCCCcgattttcaatctttttgtCCCAGAAAAACAGAGAGCCATTTCAACAGGTTCAAAGAATGTATCATGTTGAATCATTATGTCCTTGAAAACTAACTGCCAAATTTagggaaaaaaattcaagcttTAATAAAGACATCAATAACGACAGCGAGCAACAAGAAAAGGCCAGGTTGCTTTTGGACTTAGGTTCTGGCGAAAatcttcttgttttcttgttgAGGGATTGCCATCTCAGTGTAATTTTCCAGTGTATATTTAGGGTCACTGCATTCTCCATCTAAATCTTTTCATTCTctaaaattctaatttatacttttttagatcaaattacatgaaacaaaagaaactGACAAATATGGATACTTCACATTTAAATTGTAGTAATCCAAAGATTTTATTATAACTATAAATACAATATTTACCCTAGGCTAACTTTTCTTTTGGCCTCCTGTTTCCATCATTACTCAACCCACCAACTTCTAACGTCAATTAATTTCAGAATAAAAAAACGAAATCTGCTTCAGGTTTTGAAAGGCTAAGGGAATTTTCTGATCCATTAATGGTGCTGTGTGATGGCTGCTGGTTTTTTGGAGCTGTTTGATGGTGTTCTTTTATGGGTTGGTTTTCCGTGGAGCTTTCGGTGTGTGATTTTGCTTTCTGGGTTCTGTGCTCTGTGGTTGTAGTGGATTGATTGGACCTCTGTGATGGTGATCTTCTTTGGGTCATGTTCGTGTGGTTCTTTTCCTGTGTTATGTACCCTGCGTTTCTTGCATGCCCTTTGGATGCAGTGACTTTTTCTTTGTGATGACTTCTTTTTCTGGTTGTGTGCGCTGCTTGCTGCTTTGGGTTACGGCTGAGTGGTGCTGTTGACTTGGTTTCCAGTTCACAGGGATCTGTGTCCCCCCATCTGTTCCGTGGGATGCAGGGACTCTGCTTCGGGATGGCTTCCTGTGATCATGCTGTTAGGAAGCCGGTAGGCTTTCTTCAAAGCCCTTGTTGGTTGTTTTTGAGAAATAGGGGGTGGTTTGTGCTTTAGGATGAATGATTCATTATGCAGTTTTCATTCTTGTAGTGTTGTGTCCGTCTAGCCTTGTGGACCTGATTCTATGCCTCTTTTTACTGTTTCGAGGAAATGAGGTGATTGTATATACTATGATAGATTTAAGGGGTTTATGACCCCTACCGCCTATAGGTTGTGTGCGATTAACTCTTTTGACAATTGTATAGTTCTCTTTTACCCAAATCAAGTCTGAATGCTAtgcaaagttttttttaaatgaaagagACTTGGAATGGCACTTTGGCCAACAAAcagcatttaaaaaaaaaacgaagTCTGCCCTTTTTTTCCAAGAGAAGACCACCTCTCAccctatttctttctttttaaggaAAGACCATACCTTCCATGTCACACAATAGTAAGATgtacaaataataataataataataataaatgtgATTACAAAAGTAAAGGTAATGAGTAAAATGTAAAATTGACAACTAGGCATCCAACtcacaagataaaaaattttgatcaagaCACTCAAATCAagatcttttttattatttattctcGACGCCAAGGGTTACAATAATgacctcttttcttttatcaagATAAAAGAGGAGGAATGCTTTGTTCATgtttaaagaaattttcagGATCAATTATTGTTTTAACTTGTactaatttatcaaaattattcttaaaatatttacgGCCCCAAATACGTGCTTGAACATAACTTGTGTTGCCTTTGTTGTTAACTCCGATGTCATTGTCTCTGTAATTAATGTATGCCTGTCGTGGAGATTTAGAGACAAAAGAGTTCATGAAACTGTAAAGTTTTCTGATCCAAGTTATGTACCTTCTAGATTTTATGTTGTCTTCTTGTTGCCAGCCCACAGTGTATACAATTTTGTATAAGTTGCCAGCTCTGTGTGGAAATGGAGTTGCAGACTCTGTAATCTCATCCATTTTTCCCCCATAAGCAATAAAACCTATAACAGCAGATTCTGCATCTTCTTCATAAAGTTTTGACCATATCTCTTCGAGTGCAGTCTCAGGAATAGGTTTTTTCACATAATcagattttgttttgaaagatGGACCATTAAGAGTAGTCTTGTAACTCCTGTCGAGTAAAATATCCAAcgatttattttgaatttggcCAAAGTAGAGAATAGATTCGATCCAACTCATTTCAGTGCAATCTTCCTTCACTAACCCAAGCTCAGGAAATCTCTCTTGCATCAATGGAATGAGCTCATCAATGCCACCAAGAAAAAAGGAGCTAAAGGAAGCCAGAATTGTTCTTTTGCCATCTTGACTAGAATTTACCCTTCTCATTGTAACAGCAGAGAACATATCATCAGGAAGTTTGTGCGCAACGTATTGCCAACGGTGAACAAGTTTAGTTGCATTTTGTTCCAAGGTCCTGCTAATCCTGAATACCGTCACAGTCGCCGGAACAGAAACCAACTTTACTTTCCATGCGAGGACAATTCCGAAGCTACCCCCTCCACCTCCTCGAATAGCCCAAAACAGATCTTCCCCCATGGATTCTCTGTCAAGAATTCTTCCATTAACATCGATAAATAGAGCATCGATTATATTATCCACGGCAAGACCATATTTTCGAAATAATAAACCATAACCTCCTCCGCTGAAGTACCCACCAATACCCACAGTATGACAAACACCAGCTGGAAAGGCAAGAGTTCTACTTTTTTGGGCAATTCCATAGTAAAATTCACCAAGAATTGCACCAGATTGAATCCATGCAACTTTATTCTTGTCATCAATGTCAACTGATCGAAAGTTGACCAAATCAACGATGATAAATGGAACATGAGAGACATAAGAAAGACCTTCAAAATCATGGCCACCACTTCGAATTCTAATTTGAAACCCATATTTTCTTGAGCAATGAATTGATGCTTGAATATGGGAAGTATGCTTTGGTGTTATAATGATCAAAGGTTTAGGGGTAGTTGGTTCAGAGAACCTAAGATTTTGAATAGAAGACTCCAAAACAGATGAATATGAAGAATTATTTGGCGTGTAGATGACTTTAGAGATGGGAGATGTGTCCTTGgaatgaaaagaagaaaggcaaTGAAGAAAATCATTCTCATGCGCATTCGCTGAAATTGCCCATGACAATGAGACGAGAACAAGCAAAAGAAATGGAGACATTGAAAAGTGAGAAGGTTTGTTTTCTGAACTTGATTTTATGCATATCTGTTTATCAGGATTTCCCTTATTTATAGTAGAGAGAGCAATGCTTGCACACGGCTTTGAGGATGTGAACCTCTTGGCTCCAGGGTGCTTTGAAAAGTCTGAAGACTATTAGGCAAAGCATATTAAGGAAGCCCATTAATTTTCCTCGAAAATTTTGGCCGACTTGGACTTTGGATAAGACCATAAGCGAAGCCTCAAAATCTAGATGAGTCATATCCATGAGATTTTGACCGTATCATCTAAATCGAGTGAcgcatttaatatttaaaaaagtatATATCTAGCTTTAGCTCGAGCATCTAGATCCAGCAAATTTCAATCTCCAAATTTGAAACGTGTTTTTTATCGGTTAATTGAACCAAAATGGACAATTCTAGCGGACAAGACAAGAGAAAGTGGCcgtaaatataataataaacaaaCATTTTGATTTCAAATATTCCAAATATATTTATCGTGTTgtatgaaaataaggaaaCGTGTTTTTGGGTAAActcatttaataaatgttgATTGTCGATAATTCTAATTAATGATTTACTGATTCACctataagattttatttgactttcaaataaaatatgacaACTGTTATAGAGTATATAACTTGTTCAcccaaataaattaatttcttctttgttttttttttttctttacttcaCCGCCAAAACAGGAATACTTTTGAGAAACTTGTTGCTCTAAATAATTCATCAGAAAAAGTTAATGCAATAGGTATTGTAAGCAATGATATTATTACCCCATTAGATTCTATCAAATCTTTGAGgacccaaaaagaaaagacgGGTGGGCATCAATGAATCTTTTGTCCCGAGAGGATCCAAAGTTTAGCCAAAACAGGTGGCGGTAAGACATGATTAACCTTGCTAGTTGCTATTACAGCCGTGTGGATATCTTGTTtgagattgaattttgattttgtttcaatTAGGTTTATATTTGATTGTTCGTATATTTAACAATGACTTAAAAAAACAGTattatatagatatatatgtatatagtgtgtgtgtgtatgtaaGGAAGTATGTTTATGTAGATGTGTTTCTttacaaaacaataaaaagaataatttcTCTAGACTATTTATAAAAGGTGtatttatttagagataattgtaatttatataatttttttagttcaattatacaattaattcttaaaaaattaataaattagaaaaatataaaaatttaatttatacaaattattGTATAGAGATTGaattcacattttttttataaaggatagaaattaattgtataatttaatcttttttatatatccAGCTTGTCACATAATTTAGTAGATACTTTATTCACATCTTTGGCGCAGCTTGTTGGTATTTAATCTGAACAAATCCTTTTGGGTTCAtttcaaaaacataaaataagaaCTTAAGAGAgtacatattatatatttcaaatctCCCTTAAACACATGATCGGACAAAAATTAAGACTTTTATAAAAAGGTGAGATTTATATGATCAAATTATAAAGAGCATTAAGATCAGTTGCATtatataacaataaaaaatctaaagaTCTCCttaaatataaagaaaagaatatcCTATTCATTGCACATCACAATATTGAGTAAAAATTTGGCAGATAAAtgctaaaattttattttagacAAAACCTATAATTATAAACCAAAACGAATTCATGGTACATaatttattagaatacatATTCAATTTATGATATGATCTTCAGGATTAGGAAAATAAAAGAGGAATACTTTGTTCATGcttaaagaaattttctggATCAATTTTCGTCTTAACATATACCAACGTAtcaaaattattcttaaaatatttacaacCCCAAACTCTAGCTTGTGCATAACTTGTGTTATCTTTATTATTCATTCCGATATCAAAATCTCTATAATTAATATACGCTTCTCGTGGAGATTTCGAAACAAAGGAGCTCGTGTACCTGTAAAGTTTCCTCATCCAACTTATATACCTTTGAGAATTTATATTGTCCTCTTCTTGCCAGCCGACTCTATATACGATTTTGTACAAATTGCCAACTCTATGTGGGAATGGTGTTGCAGTCTCCGGAATTTCGTCCATTTTGCCTCCGTaagcaataaaatttaaacttgcAAATTGTGCTTCTTCCTCGAGAAGTTGGGACCATATCCCCTCGAATACATATTCAGGAATAGGTTTCTTCACATAATcagattttgatttgaaggaAGGACTAAGAAGAGGACTCCTGTAACTCCTGTCAagtaaaatatctaaagtttcaTTTGGAAGTTGGCCGAGATAAAGAATAGATTCAATCCAGCTCATTTCAGTGCAGTCTTCCTTAACAAGTCCAAGCGCAGGGAATCTCTCTTACATTAATGAAATGAGCTCATTTACACCACCAAGAAACAAGGAACTAAAGGAAGCTTGAATAGTCATCTTCCCCTCTTGACTAGAATTCACCCTTGTCACTGAAACGACAGAATATATATTGTATGGAAGCTTGTGTGCAATGGATTGCCAACGATGAAGAAGTTGGGTGGCATTTTGTTCCAAGGTCCTGCTGATTGAGAATACAGTCACAGTGGTTGGAACGGGAACCAACTTTACTTTCCACGCAAGGACAATACCGAAGCTACCCCCTCCACCTCCTCGAATGGCCCAAAATAAATCTTCTCCCATGGATTTTCTGTCCAGAACTCTCCCATTAACATCAATAAGTTGTGCATCAATCATATTATCAGCTGCAAGACCGTATTTTCGAAACAATAAGCCATAACCTCCTCCGCTAAAGTATCCCCCAATCCCCATAGTGTGACAAAGAGCACCTAGAAAGGCAAGACTTTTGCTCTTTTCAGCAATTCTATAATACAATTCTCCAATAATTGCACCTGATTGAACCCATGCcactttattttcttcatcaacATCAATTGACCGAAAGTTAACCAAATTAATCAATGATGACATACGGAACTTCATAAACATAAGAAAGACCTTCAAAATCATGACCACCCCATCAAGTTCTAATTTGGAACTCGTATTTTCTTGAACAATAAATTACTGCTTGAATATGAGAAGCATGCAAAGGTGTTACAATAACCAAAGGTTTAGGTGTAGTTGGCGTTGagaatctaagattatgaatTGTGGACTCCAAAATAGAGGAATATGATGAATTGCTTTGTGTGTAGATAACTTTAGA is drawn from Theobroma cacao cultivar B97-61/B2 chromosome 4, Criollo_cocoa_genome_V2, whole genome shotgun sequence and contains these coding sequences:
- the LOC18602610 gene encoding glycine-rich cell wall structural protein, coding for MVVFSHCFVVAFLCVLLVDSVVIANYPQVNGVDKGLLHRSSLFETNGGRFLHEKNRDLGGDFGGGGGVTGDFSGRKGIGRGVGNLNGEAEWKLSGGHSQGGGLFGGINGGHKLGAIAGGGLGGGSLGAGVGGGLGSGGGLSGSGGLGGGQRTGMGGVGVVDGGAKGGLSGASSLGGGVGGQLGGGHDIGGGHHGGHGHGHKLDGGARGKLGGGLSGGGDIATANGASARGSLGGNARVVRGHDASGGGGLGGSVSGSANGGAKGGGELGVADGVNEGVRANGGFAKGEGVGGGGGVNGGVKGGGEFGVADGVNKGISVNGGFAKGVGVGAGLGASGGGFVGSVNGGSKGGGEVGVVGGVNKGINVNGGFAKGVGVGDGHWVGGGGLGGSFNGGVNGGGEVGVASGVNKGISVNGGFAKGVGIGGGLGGGGGGQGGLGGGVNGGVKSGGEFGVASGVNKGISVNGGFAKGVGVGGGFGGGGGGLGGSVNGGA
- the LOC18602612 gene encoding cannabidiolic acid synthase, which translates into the protein MSPFLLLVLVSLSWAISANAHENDFLHCLSSFHSKDTSPISKVIYTPNNSSYSSVLESSIQNLRFSEPTTPKPLIIITPKHTSHIQASIHCSRKYGFQIRIRSGGHDFEGLSYVSHVPFIIVDLVNFRSVDIDDKNKVAWIQSGAILGEFYYGIAQKSRTLAFPAGVCHTVGIGGYFSGGGYGLLFRKYGLAVDNIIDALFIDVNGRILDRESMGEDLFWAIRGGGGGSFGIVLAWKVKLVSVPATVTVFRISRTLEQNATKLVHRWQYVAHKLPDDMFSAVTMRRVNSSQDGKRTILASFSSFFLGGIDELIPLMQERFPELGLVKEDCTEMSWIESILYFGQIQNKSLDILLDRSYKTTLNGPSFKTKSDYVKKPIPETALEEIWSKLYEEDAESAVIGFIAYGGKMDEITESATPFPHRAGNLYKIVYTVGWQQEDNIKSRRYITWIRKLYSFMNSFVSKSPRQAYINYRDNDIGVNNKGNTSYVQARIWGRKYFKNNFDKLVQVKTIIDPENFFKHEQSIPPLLS